The region AAACCGAGTGGTCACGGGAGCGCCATCAGAACTCCTTGGCACACTCAATTCTAATGGCCAAGTTTACTTAATCAATCCCAACGGGATCTTAGTGGGCTCCAACGCCACCATCGATACCGGAGGATTTGTGGCGAGCACATTGGATGTGTCCAATGAACAATTTATGTCCGGAGCAGATCTCACCTTCATGGGAGACTCTCAAGCCTCGGTGATCAATCAAGGCGTGATCAAGGGACGGACTAGCGATGTGGTATTGATTGCTCGTGAAGTGCACAATGAGGGCATCATTGAAGCCAATGAAGTGATGTCCGTTTTAAGGTCTGATCGAGCTGAGAAAAAGATTTTTGTTAGCGACAATGACCAAGAAGAAACGTATTCATTGGCTGCCTATAAGAAGGGTGCTGCAAATGGGCGGGTCACCTTGTTGGATAACATAGCGGGTCCAGGTGCCTTTTGGTCTCAGAAAGGTGAGGTAGAAAAAGCTCTCTTTACAGATGGAAATGTTTGGGCTTGGGCTTCTTCACAAAATTGGCAGGAGAAGTAAACCTCAGATTTATTGGTGACTCGATGCGTTGGATGAGGATTGACGGGTGAATACAGGACGCTAGAACTTTAGGTTTCTCTATGTCCACGGTCATGAATTACAAAGATACGCTTCAGCTTCCGCAAACGGATTTTCCTATGAGAGCGAGCCTCCCTAAACGTGAGCCTCTGCTTCTTAGGTCTTGGGAAGATGAGGATCTCTATCATCAAATATTGAAAGCCAGAGAGATCGCAGCTCCCTTTATTCTTCATGATGGTCCACCTTTCGCCAATGGGGATGCTCATATGGGTCATGCTTTAAACATGGCGCTAAAGGATTTTGTTCTTAAATCCCGCAATATGCAGGGCAAACGGGTCCCTTTTATTCCCGGGTGGGATTGTCATGGCCTTCCAATCGAGCACAAGGTCATGAAGGAGTTAGCTGCAGCTGCTAAGAAGAAAAAAGAAAAAGTGGTGGAATTAAATCCATTAGAGATTCGTAAGCAGTCTCAGGCTATGGCTGAGAAATTTATTGATATCCAGAGAGCTCAGTTCAAACGGATGGGTGTTTTGGGGGAATGGGATAAACCATACATTACCATGAATCCTGGCTACGAAGCAGATATCTTAAGAGTATTTGCGGGAATGGTGGAAAAAGGACTCGTTTATCAGGCACTGCGTCCAGTCTCCTGGAGTACCGAATGCCGCACTGCCCTAGCGGAAGCTGAGGTGGAGTATCAGGACCGAACCGATTTTTCCATCTTTGTAGAGTTTCCTATTAAGCAAGGTGAAGTGGCGGAAAAACTTGGCCTATCCTCCAAGGACAATGCGCACATTATGATCTGGACTACCACGCCTTGGACTTTGCCCGCGAACCTTGGCGTAGCGGTTCATCCTCAGATGGACTATGTCTTAGTGGCTTATGAGGGACGTAAAATTATTTTCGCTAAAGCTCTTATGGAGTCTATTGCTTCTAAGAGGGAGGAGACAGAGTTCAAGGTTTTCAAGGAATTTAAGGGACAAGAGATTAAAGGACTCAATTATTTCCACCCATTTTTGGAGCGAGAAGGAGAAGCACATCTTGCCGACTTTGTCACTTCAGAATCAGGATCAGGTGTAGTGCACATTGCTCCTGGACACGGACAAGATGACTATATTTTGGGTAAAAGTGTTGGCCTAGATGTTTTCTCCCCAGTAGATGATCGGGGTTGCCTGACTGAGGAAGCGGGTTTACCGGATCTAACAGGGACCTATGTTTTTAAAGCCAACAAGCCAATCATCGAGCTATTAGAAAGTAAGGGTAAGTTGTGGGCAAGTGAGCAATACAACCATAGCTATCCTCATTGTTGGCGGTCTAAGACACCTATCGTTTTTCGTTCCGTGATTCAGTGGTTTATTAAAGTGGATGATTTTCGTCAGAAGGCTTTAGATGGAATTGAAAAAGTAAAATGGATTCCTGATTGGGGGAAGAATCGTATCAAAGGAGCTGTCGAAAGTCGGCCAGACTGGTGTATCTCCCGCCAAAGAACTTGGGGTGTTCCTATTCCTGCTTTTTACAATGAGCAAGGGGAACCTCACTTAATAGCAGATACTGTCTATAAAGTGGCTGATCTTGTAGAGCAGAAGGGAACTAATGTTTGGTATGAGACCCCTGATCAAGAGATGGCAAATAGGGTAGGGTTAACAGGTGCAGGTTGGCGGAAAGGCTTAGATACTTTAGATGTATGGATTGATTCGGGGTCCAGTCACGAGGCCGTTATAAAACGTCGCTTGACTTTTCCTGCCGATCTCTATTTAGAAGGTAGTGATCAGCACCGAGGATGGTTTCAGTCCTCCTTACTTACCTCAGTGGCTTTGGGGCAAGAACCTCCCTATAAGGAGGTCTTGACCAATGGCTTTGTTATCGATGTAGATACTCGCAAGAAGCTTTCAAAGTCAAGTGGGAAGCCTTTGGCACTGATGGCTTTTGTCGATCGTTTTGGATCGGATATTTTGAGGCTTTGGGTCTGTAGCCAGGACTATCGTGATGATGTGCCTTTCTCAGATGAGATCTTTAAGCGCGTTGCAGATACTTATCGTTCCATGCGAAATTGCTTGCGAATTCTTTTGGCAAACCTCAGTGATTTTGATCCTGAAAAAGATAGTTTACCTGAAGAAGAGCTAACTGAGATTGACCGCTATATTCTCTTCCAGTTCCAGAAAGTTGTTGACCAAGTCAACAAGGCTTACGAAGCCTATGAATTTCATCAAGTCTATCATGTGATCAATCGCTTTTGTGCGGTGGATCTATCTGCTCTATATGTGGACGTTTTAAAAGATCGTATGTATTGTGACCCGGCAGATAGTAGAAACCGTCGCTCGTCTCAAACAGTCATGCATGAATTGCTAGAGTCTATGTGTAAGCTCTTGGCTCCGATTATGCCTTTCACCGCTGAAGAGGCGTGGCAGTTTGCGAATGCCGGAGAGAAGCCAGACCCTAATGAATTGAAACTTGTGCGCCCTTCAATTCATTTAGAAGTTTTTCCACAAGCCAGAGAAATCAAAGTTACGGATGGCTTTACTGATCGATGGAAGCATCTACTGGAAATTCGCACATCCGTGAATGAAAAGCTGGAGCCCCTCCGCCAAGAGAAAATCATTGGAAAAAGTTTGGAAGCAAGAGCGACGGTTGTTTCAGAGCAGTTGACAGAAGTCGACGTTCCTTTGCTAGAAGAACTATGTATTGTTTCCCAGATCACATTGAAACAAGAGGGGGAGATAGAAGTGGGTAAAGCAGAGGGAGAGAAATGCGTGCGTTGTTGGAAATACTATAGGAAACTTTCTGGCAATCCTGAACATCCGGAAATCTGTTCGCGTTGTGTCGAAGCGGTTTTAAGTAATTAGGTGATGGACTTCCGTTAGAAAGTGTTCTTCATTACGCCATCACCCTTATTATAATTTGCTGGCCTCATGGTTTAAGCTCCTTAGTCTTGACATGGTAATGACCAAAAGCAGATGGAGTATTCTTTGTTTGATCCTTTTATTAGGGGCCATAGCTCCATTCTCTTATGCTGGAGGAAGTAAGCCCAAATCGGTCATTCGTATCCACATGGAAGAAGTTGCAACTAATAACACGAATCAAGTTTTTCCTGTTCAATTAAGTAAGCCTGCAAAGCAAATCTTGGTGAAGAGATTTGCGGATTTAACAGAAAATCATGTTGAGAGCATGGGAAGAGTGCAAGGGGGACAGGTTTTGGTCCGCTTCAATTCCACGGGCAAGAATATTTTAGAGGCCATCACAAGCCAGAACTTAGGCCGCATTATGGTTGTTCTTTTTAATAATCGCATTGTTTACTCCCCTCGGATTGATGTCCCACTTCGCAATGGAATGCTTTTACTACCCCCTGTCATTTTCGATGAAGAGATTGTTGGCATGAACAACACGGTTGAAGAAATTAAACGAAAGAGACACTTTAATTAAACCGCTTGGATACTTCTTGAGGGGTGTGTAGGAGGGCAAATGATTTTATTACCAGCCATAGATTTAATGTCAGGACAGGTTGTTCGCTTGCGCCAGGGAAAAGCAGAGGAGAAGACAGTGTATAGTGATGATCCTGTAGCCTTTGCTCAGGAATGGCAGGCAAAGGGAGGAGATTACTTGCATGTGGTAGATCTAGATGGAGCCTTTGAAGGCACTTCCAAAAATTTAGAGGCAGTGCGTAATATCTGTCAGGCGTTGACTATTCCCGTTGAGTTAGGCGGAGGTTTGCGAGATCTCAAGGCGATAGAGACTATCTTAAATACGGGTGTTTCTAGGGGCATTATCGGAAGTAAGGCTTGCCAAGATCCAGCCTTTGTAGAGCAAGCTGTCAAAGTATTTGGTGGCGAGCGAGTGGCAGTGGGAATAGATGCTAGAGATGGAAAAGTTGCTACCAAAGGTTGGGTTGAACTCTCTCAATGGAATGCCAAAGATCTAGCACTTAAGATGCAGGACTTAGGGGTTCAGACCATTATTTATACAGACATAGCCACTGATGGAATGCTCACAGGACCTAATTTTGATGCACTCCAGGAGATGAATGATGCTTTAGAGATCAATCTTGTTGCCTCTGGTGGCGTAAGTGATAGGTCAGACATAGAGCGCCTAAATGAAATGGAAGACCTCTACGGTGTAATCATTGGAAAGGCTCTCTACGAAAACCGTATTAGGCTGGAAGAATGTCGGTTGATTACACGCTGAAGCAAGGGGCGAACGCTCAGCCCCTGAGCATTGACTATGCGACGGAGCTTAACGAAGCTCAGTATACGGCAGTTAGCGCACCACCGGGTCCTATTCTGGTCATTGCTGGCGCTGGTAGTGGGAAGACTAGAACCCTGACTTACCGCGTTGCTTATTTGGTTGAAAAAGGGGTGGATCCTCATCGTATTCTTCTACTGACATTTACCAATAAAGCGAGTAAGGAGATGCTCCGTCGAGTAGAGGATTTATTGCCTCATGATATTTCCAGTCTGTGGGGTGGCACCTTTCACCATGTAGGGCATCGATTACTTAGAAGGCATGCGGAGCTTGCAGGTTTACAACCGGGCTTTAACATTATGGACAGAGAGGACGCTACGGACCTAGTAACTGCATGTTTTGAGCAGGCGGGGATTGATGCCAAAGACAAACGTTTTCCCAAAGGAGATGTTCTTTTAGAAATCTTTAGCCACGCTTGCAATACGGTCAGCTCTATCCCCAAGATT is a window of Verrucomicrobiota bacterium DNA encoding:
- a CDS encoding filamentous hemagglutinin N-terminal domain-containing protein, translated to NRVVTGAPSELLGTLNSNGQVYLINPNGILVGSNATIDTGGFVASTLDVSNEQFMSGADLTFMGDSQASVINQGVIKGRTSDVVLIAREVHNEGIIEANEVMSVLRSDRAEKKIFVSDNDQEETYSLAAYKKGAANGRVTLLDNIAGPGAFWSQKGEVEKALFTDGNVWAWASSQNWQEK
- the ileS gene encoding isoleucine--tRNA ligase, producing the protein MSTVMNYKDTLQLPQTDFPMRASLPKREPLLLRSWEDEDLYHQILKAREIAAPFILHDGPPFANGDAHMGHALNMALKDFVLKSRNMQGKRVPFIPGWDCHGLPIEHKVMKELAAAAKKKKEKVVELNPLEIRKQSQAMAEKFIDIQRAQFKRMGVLGEWDKPYITMNPGYEADILRVFAGMVEKGLVYQALRPVSWSTECRTALAEAEVEYQDRTDFSIFVEFPIKQGEVAEKLGLSSKDNAHIMIWTTTPWTLPANLGVAVHPQMDYVLVAYEGRKIIFAKALMESIASKREETEFKVFKEFKGQEIKGLNYFHPFLEREGEAHLADFVTSESGSGVVHIAPGHGQDDYILGKSVGLDVFSPVDDRGCLTEEAGLPDLTGTYVFKANKPIIELLESKGKLWASEQYNHSYPHCWRSKTPIVFRSVIQWFIKVDDFRQKALDGIEKVKWIPDWGKNRIKGAVESRPDWCISRQRTWGVPIPAFYNEQGEPHLIADTVYKVADLVEQKGTNVWYETPDQEMANRVGLTGAGWRKGLDTLDVWIDSGSSHEAVIKRRLTFPADLYLEGSDQHRGWFQSSLLTSVALGQEPPYKEVLTNGFVIDVDTRKKLSKSSGKPLALMAFVDRFGSDILRLWVCSQDYRDDVPFSDEIFKRVADTYRSMRNCLRILLANLSDFDPEKDSLPEEELTEIDRYILFQFQKVVDQVNKAYEAYEFHQVYHVINRFCAVDLSALYVDVLKDRMYCDPADSRNRRSSQTVMHELLESMCKLLAPIMPFTAEEAWQFANAGEKPDPNELKLVRPSIHLEVFPQAREIKVTDGFTDRWKHLLEIRTSVNEKLEPLRQEKIIGKSLEARATVVSEQLTEVDVPLLEELCIVSQITLKQEGEIEVGKAEGEKCVRCWKYYRKLSGNPEHPEICSRCVEAVLSN
- the hisA gene encoding 1-(5-phosphoribosyl)-5-[(5-phosphoribosylamino)methylideneamino]imidazole-4-carboxamide isomerase, with product MILLPAIDLMSGQVVRLRQGKAEEKTVYSDDPVAFAQEWQAKGGDYLHVVDLDGAFEGTSKNLEAVRNICQALTIPVELGGGLRDLKAIETILNTGVSRGIIGSKACQDPAFVEQAVKVFGGERVAVGIDARDGKVATKGWVELSQWNAKDLALKMQDLGVQTIIYTDIATDGMLTGPNFDALQEMNDALEINLVASGGVSDRSDIERLNEMEDLYGVIIGKALYENRIRLEECRLITR